Within Deltaproteobacteria bacterium, the genomic segment CGTGCATGACGGCATGCGCACCGCCCATAGACGTGAAGATCCCCGAGGACCACCCGGCCAATCCGCAGGCGAGTCTCTCCCCTCCAGGACCGGCAGCGGATTATATCTATCATCTTCCCTCTCCCCCTCCCTTGATCCAATCGACTGATACCACGGACCGGATGCCTACGGGAAAAAAAGACCCCTCAGACAGCTCCGAAGGCCCATCTCATCCCCACGAAGAGGACATGAAGCAGAAAAAGCGCGGAGCACCCCATGAACATTAGGACGTCAATCCTCATAGGCATAGTGTCCGCGGCCATGGTGTTTTTATTCAGCGGGTGCGCCACCACTGATCCGAAAAAACCCTTTGCCGGATTAAAAGAGGAGATCAAGGCCCGCACCGGTACGGAAATCGAGTGGCAACGGTCCCTCGAGGCCAGGAGGCATGCGTCTCAACGAATCCGGTCCATGTTAAGAGATGACCTCACCCTGGAAGAGGCCATCGCCATCGGTCTGGCGAACAACCGCCGCATACAGGGCCTCTACCAGGAGCTTGGCGTGGCCCAGGCAGGGGTGGTGCAATCACAACTGCTGGACAATCCCCATGTGGGCTTTGCGTATCTGGGGAGTTCTTCCAACCTCTACAAGCTGGAGCTGGAGGCCGTCACCAACATCCTCAGCCTGTTTCTCATCCCCCTTCGGCAGGCGCTTGCCGAGGCCCAACTGGCGCGCGCCCATCACCGGATTGCAGGCCTGGTCCTGGCGCACCTCTTTGACATCCGAAGGGCTTATGTGATGGTACAGGCCCATCAGCAGGCCTACCGTCTCCTCGAGCGCGTCCTCTTGTCCTCAGAGGCGGCACATGAAATGGCAGAACGGTTGCGGGATGCCGGCAACATGACACGTCTGGAACTCCTCTCCCGAAGATCCCTGGCGGAAGAGGACCGGCTTGCCTTGTCCTCGGCCTCCCTTGCTGTTTTCGAAAGCCGTGAGCGATTGAATCGCCTGATGGGTCTCTGGGGAGAAGACATTGCCTGGACAGTGAAGGCGGATCTGCCCGCGGTCCCGATGGATTATCCGGACCTTCAAGAAGTGGAAAAGCGGGCCGTGGAGGCCAGCCTGGATATGGCCCTTGCAAAGAGCCGATTGACGGCCGGCGCACGGGAGCTGGGAATCACCAATGTGACCTCCATCCTTCCTGAATTTGAGATGGGGGCTGCGTTTGAACGGGAAGAAGACGGCATGTGGTTCGGAGGACCGGCCTTTGCCCTCCAATTGCCGATCTTTGACCCGGGCCATGCCAAACGGAGCAAGGCCCGGGCCATTGTGGAGCGACACTGGGAGGAATTTACCGCATTATCCGTGGAGGTGCGCTCGCAGGCCCGCGAGGCCTTCCGCCGGCTGGAAGTGGCCCGGGAACAGGCCCTTTATTATGAAAAATCCTTCTTGCCCCTTAGACAAGCCATTACCCAACAGGCCCAACGCCGCTACAACGGCATGTTTCTGGGGGTGTTTGACCTCCTCATGATCAAGCGGATGGAGATCCGGGCATCATTGGGCTATATTGACGCACTGAAAACCTACTGGATGGCCCAAAGTGACATGGAGGAGCTATTGGCCGGGAAGCTCCCTCCGCATTCGACGGACATGAGGATGATCCTCCCTGTGTCAGGCGGATCCATGGGCCAAGGGGGTCACTAATGCAGAATCGAAAGCCCGGACGCGCAAACACATTGACATGCTGTTCCCTGTGGATGGGGACGGGTCTCATGGTAGTCTGGCTGTGCCTTTTTGCATCTCTTGCGGAAGCTGAAGAAAACGCCGGGAAGGTTCCCGATCTCCCCTGGAAGGCCGCGGAAACCGCAGAATATGCACCGGGCATTCCCGGACGGGATTATCGATCCGTCTTTGTTCCCAACGGATCTGCGCTCCCTTTCAAGGTCGTGGATGGATACAAGGTCTTCCACCTGGTGGCCGAACCTGTTATCCATGAGGTGGCTCAAGGACTGACGATCCACGCGTGGGGGTTCAACGGCACGACGCCGGGCCCCGTGATCGAGCTGGTGGAAGGAGACCGGGTTCGCATCTATGTCTCCAATCGGCTCCCTGCCAAGACCGCCGTACACTGGCACGGCGTAATCCTCCCATGCGGCCAGGACGGCGTGTTCGGCCTGACCCAGCCCGGGATAATGCCGGGGGAGACATTCCTCTACTCCTTTGTCTTTCCCCACGCAGGAACGTTCATGTACCATTCTCACCTGGATGCCATGACCCAGGAGGGCCTGGGTCTCACCGGCATGATTGTGGTCCATCCTCGACATCCGGACCGCCCGCCCCCGGACAGGGATTTTGTGCTTATGCTCCATGAATGGGCCGTCGAAGGCGGGACAAGCCGTCCGGATCCCCAGGTCATGACCGATTTTAACATCATCACCTTCAACGGAAAGGTCTTTCCCGACACCTACCCCCTGGTGGCCCAATTGGGAGACCGGGTGCGTATCCGCTTGGGGAATCTCTCGGCCATGGATCACCATCCCATCCATCTCCACGGTTACGCGTTTAGGGTGGTGGAAACCGACGGGGGGCAGGTGCCCTTATCGGCACAACGCCCTGAAACCACGGTCCTGGTTCCGGTAGGGAGCGTACGGGTGGTGGAATTTACGGCCGATAACCCCGGGGACTGGATCATGCACTGCCACATGACCCATCACACCATGAATCAGATGGGCCACGAATTTCCCAATATGATCGGCGTTGATTCCCGTGGGGTGGATGAAAAAATCCAGGAACTCCTCCCCGGCTATATGACCATGGGCAAGACCGGAATGATGGCCCTCCAATCCATGAACATGCCTGTCCCTGAAAACGCCATCCCCATGCTCGGGTATAAAGGGCAGTTCGGGCAGGGGGTCATGGGGGGGATGGCAACCGTTTTAAAGGTCCGGAAACACGCCCCAGGATATGAAGATCCCGGACATTACCGCTTCCCCGAGGGAACCAGTGCCCGAAAGGCCACACCCCGGGAACTGGAGCGGGACCACATCACCATCCCGGAAGCCCCGTCCACCCCTGAAGCGACGCAACATTCTCACGGATCGTCACCCCACCCCATTCCTGATGGCGGCCCAGATTCCCATATGGCCCCAGGTTCGCCCCATAATGGGCATTAATGCGTGTTGACGGTGACGCGGTCCACTTCGGCGCCGGATCTTTTCAACCCGCAGGCGGATTTGATCACCGTACAGGGTATGGGCCCGAGAACGGCGCAAGGCGTGACCGACTATTTTCGAGACCCTCGCCATTCGACTTTCCTTCAAAAGCCCTTTGACAACGGTATGGAAGTTTTTGCACCGCATTGAGATGGCCAAAATTTCAGGATTCCAGGGACCCGCTGTCCGGATCCCCCGGCCTCTTCACGTTCAGCAGGTTGTGCACATCCTCAAGGATCACGTAGCCGCAGGGGACCAGGAGGAGGGTGATCCCGGTGGCAAAAAGGACCCCGAATCCGAGGCTCACCGCCATCGGAATCAGGAACTGGGCCTGAAGGCTCTTTTCCAGAATCATGGGCATCAGTCCTGCAAAGGTGGTCAGCGAGGTGAGGATAATGGCCCTAAAGCGGAGTGCCCCGGCCCGGGTCACCGCATCCCGGGCGCCGGTCCCTCCCTCCCGTATCCGGTTGGTGGCGTGTATCAGGACAAGGGAGTCGTTGACCACCACCCCGGCCAGTCCCACCATTCCAAACAGGCTCAACAAACTGAGATTAAGCCCCATGATGAGATGCCCCGCAATGGCCCCCACAATGCCGAAGGGGATGGCCGCCATGACGATAAAGGGTTGTGAAAAGGATCTGAAGGGAATCGCCAGGAGGGCGTAGATGCCGAAGAGGGCCACGGCAAACCCCTGGATCACATCGGACAGGGATTCCGCCTGTTCCTTACCCTCCCCTTCAATCGTATACCTGAGTCCCGGATATTTATTTTTGAGGTCCGGGAGGACCCGGGCCTCCACGTCGCCTCTCACCTCGTTGGCATTGGCAACGGACTCATCCACATCCGCGGTCACCTTGACCACGCGGAGACGCTGGGCCCTCTGGATGGAGGCATAGCCGTGCTTCATGGCCACCTCGGCCACCTGGCTGAAAGGCACCTCCTTGCCGCCGGCGGTCCGGATGCGCATCTCCTTCACATGGCCCAGGGACTTGCGTTCCTCTTCAGGATACCGCACCAGGACCTTTACCTCATCCTGGTCGCGCTGAAGCCTCAGGGCCTCGGCCCCGTAAAAGGCGTGCCGGACCTGCTGGGCAAGGTCATTGAGGGTCAGGCCCAGACTGCGGGCCGCAGGCTTGAGTTTCAACTGCATCTCCTCCTTGCCCGGGAGGAAGCTGTCGCTGATATCAAATATGCCCGGATAGTTGGCCAGTTCCGCCTTGAGATCCTCGGCAGCGGCCAGGAGAAGATCATGATCGTCCAGCGACAAATGGACTTCCACCGGATTGCCGGCGCTGAAGAGCTCGCTGCTGAAGGTGATCGATTCGGCCTCGGGGATGGCTCCCACCCGCTCCCGCCACAGCTTGACCAGTTTCATGGCGCTCACATCCCGTTTTTCACCTTCCAACAACTGAACAAAGATCTGGGCCAGGTTCCCCCCAAACTCGGGAGACCCGGCGCTGGGTCCGTGTCCCCCGGTGTGAAGGCCCACGATGGAAACACTGTATTCAAACAGCGGGGGCGCCCCCTCGGGACGCTTCTTGTCCATTTCGGCCAGGGCCTCCTTCGCAGCCTGTTCCAGGCGATCGACCACCGCGACGGTCTGGGAGACCGGGGTCCCTGCGGGCATGGTCAGGGTACTGACCAGCACGTCGCTTTCCACCTTGGGGAAAAAGGTGAACTTGATCCAGCCGCCCTGCCACACACCTAAGGACAGGAGGAGAACGCTGATCCCTATGGCAACGGTGGCATACCGCCATCGCACGCAGAGCTCCACCAGCCTCGCATAAGGTTTTTGAATGACCCACTTGAGGCCCCTGGACACCAGCTTTTCTTTTTTGGGGTTCCGGCGTCGTCTTACCGACCGCTCCCTGCTCCGGTTGAGATGGGCCGGCAGGATCAACAGGGATTCCACCAGAGACCCCATGAGGACCAGGATGACCACGATGGGGAGGTTTTGCATCACCTTTCCCATGCTGCCCGTCCCCATGAGGAGGGGCCAGAATGCCACCACGGTGGTCAACACCGAAAAAATCACCGGCCGCCCCACCTCCACCGCCCCGTTCACCGCGCTCTGGAGCGGACCTTCCCCCTCTTCATGCCTGCGAAAGATATTCTCCCCCACGATGATGGCGTCATCCACCACGATGCCGAGCACCATGATAAAGGCGAACAGGGAAATCATGTTGATGGAGATGTTGAACTGCGGGAGGAGCCACAATCCTGACAGGAACGAAATGGGAATACCCAGGGTCACCCAAAAGGCGAGTCGAAGATCTAAAAACATCCCCAGGAGGATGCTCACCAGGATCAGACCGAAGGCCATATTCTTCAGCAAGAGTTCGATACGGCTCTTGAGCATGATGGACATGTCCTGATAGATGCCGATATCGATCCCCGCCGGGAGGGTGGGCTTGAGGGCTTCAGCATATTGTTTGACGGTGGCTGCCACATCGAGGGCATTCTGGTCCGCCACCCGGTAGACCTGGATAACCGCGGACGGCTTGCCCTGAAACCTGGCAAAGAGATCCACATCCTGAAATCCGTCTTTAAGGTCCGCGATCTGTCCCAATGTCACCTTGGTCCCGTCGGCCTGGGTGAGAACCGGAATATCCCGGTATTCCGCCGCATAGTAGCGACGCCCTTTGGTCCGAATGAGGATCTCCCCCGCGCCGGTCTTGATCCTGCCTGCCGGAAGATCCAGGCTTCCTCTCCTGACTGCCTCCGCCACCTTGCCCAGCGTGAGGCCATACCTCCTCAGGGTCTTTTCGGAAATCTCGATATGGATTTCGCCGGTTCTCACGCCGAACAGATCCGCCTGCGTAATCCCGGGGAGATCGGTAATCTCGTTCTTGATCTCCTCTGCAAGGTTCTTAATGGTCGACTCCGAGGCATCTCCGTAAACCGCAAGGCTGATCACCTGGGTCCGGCGCGTCAGCTCCCTTACAATGGGCTTTTCCGCCTCGTTGGGAAAGGTGGTGATGCTGTCCACCTCCGCCTTGACCTCGTCCAGGAGTTTCTTGAGGTCCCAGCCTTCCATGACCTCGATGGTCACCGTACCAGACCCTTCCCTTGCCGTGGAATCGATCCGCTTGATCCCGGCCAGGCCGGCCACCCGTTCTTCGATGCGACGGATAATGGCCTCTTCCACCTCGGCCGGAGAGGCCCCCAGATACTCGGTCGTCACCACAATGCGATCCAGGGTGAACTCGGGGAAGACCTCGATCTTCATGGTCAGGCCCGTGACCGCCCCGGCCAACACGAAGAAGATCATGAGGAGATTGGCGGCCACATGATTTCCGGCGAACCAGCCAAGTATCCCTTTCATGACGGCTCTGTCTCCTTCATTGGGATGGATCGCACCTCCATGCCGTCGGTGACCATTTTGAGATGGGAAACCACCACCTGGTCTCCGGTGCGGAGTCCGGAGCTGATCTGGACATGGTCGCCATCGATCCTGGCGACTTCCACCTTGCGATAGTGGAGTCGTCCATCCGGATCCACCACCCAGACCACCTGCCCCTCTCGAAGGGCGCTGCGGGGAATAATGGTCAGATCGGGGATCTCATGTCCCAGGATCTCAACACTGACAAACAGGCCCATGGCCAGAGGCGGTCTGGCGGCATAGGGCCGGTCGACCCGTACCACCACCCGGACCATTCGGGTTTGTTCATCCAGTTTCCCCTCGGCCCTGACCACCCTCCCCTCCCAGGAACCCTCTTTTCCAGCGATCCGGGCCCGGATCATTGCACGGGCCCCGGGGCCCTGACCCTGGGTAAAGCCTGGAACGTGAAACCACCTGAGGCTCTCATTGTCCAGGGGCACTGCGATCTCTGCGGCATCCGTTGAAAAGATCGTGGCCAATCTTTCTCCGGGTCTCACATACTGACCCAGATCTACGTTCTCGGTTTCCACCCTTCCGTCAAAGGGCGCCTGGATCTGTGTCCGCTCCAGGTTGAGCATGGCCTTCCTCAGATCGGCCTTATCCGCCGCCAGTTTTGCCCTGGCCGCGGCCAGCTGCGGTTGTTTGAGCACCAGTGCCGGCGGTTCCCTCCCCTCCTCGGAATCATCCATATACAACTGGAACCACTCCTCCCTGGCCGCCTCCGACTCCTCCTCTGCCATACGGAGGAGACTTTCCGCGTTCATTACCTTGGATCGGGCAAGGGTGACGGCCAGGCGGTAGTCTTCGGGTTCAATCCGTAACAGGACCTCCCCTTTTTTGAACTGACCGCCGTTAATAAGCGAGGGGGCGATATCGATGACCTTGCCGTCCACCTGCGGCACCAGATCGATCTCCTGCAGCGGCCTGACCGTCCCTTCCCCCTTGACGACGACATTCCGGGAAGCGGTTCTGACCTCCATGGTCCGGACCACCACCAACGGGGCGGCCGCCTTCTGTTTCTGGATCTGGGGCTTGCTTTCCGTGAGCTTGATCATCCCCAGGGCACCCAATGCGATGACGCCCACGGCCAGAACAGCCTGCATAATTCTTTTTTTTGTCTTGCTCATCATACGGCTTTCTAATCAATGTATTTGGGTTAATTGTGTTAATTGAGCTCGTTGGGGTTTGTTGAGTGACCGGGCATCCGGTATTGGTATCCGGCATCCAGTTTCAAATCTCAAATCTCAATCTCAAATTTCAAATTTTAAATCTCAAATCTCATCACCCTACCAGATCGTGTACGACCCAGGCCCGTCGGTCTCTTTTCCCTGGACAGGGGGGAGTTCCCCCCACCCCCCTCCCAGGACACGATGAAGGGTCACACGATTGCTGAGGATGGCAAAATCCGCCAGGACCAGATCATCTTCCGCTTTAAACCGGGTCTGCTGGGCGTTGAGCACGGTCAGATAGTCCACCAGCCCCCGGATATACCGGGCCTCGGCCACCCGCTGGGTCGCCCGGGCCTCCACCAGGAATCGCATGACCTCCTCCCGTCGCTCCACCTGCTCTTTCCGGGTAAGCAAGGCGTTTTCCACCTCGGAAAACGCCCTTAGAATGGTCTTTTCATATTCGGCAACCCCTTGGGCATACCGGGCCTCGGCGGCCCGCTGCCCGGCCTTCAGCCTTCCCGCATCAAACAAGGGCTGAACCAGCATTCCGGCCAGGCTCCAGGCCGTGTCCGGCTGAAACATGCTGCCCAGGGCGCTGGAGGCATAGCCGTAACTTCCTGTGAGCGTAATGCTGGGAAACCGGCTGGCCTTGCTGACCCCCACCAGGGCATTAAGGGATTTCAGTCGGGCCTCGGCCGACCGGATGTCCGGCCTGCGCATCAGGAGTTCGCTGGGGAGGCCAGGGGGCACCGGCGCCAGCTTTCGGTAGTAATCATCGGGCTGGGCTCTCGGGGGCCGCGTCCGGGGATATCTTCCCAGCAGCACGGCCAGGGACTGCTGGGTAGCCCCCAATTCCTGCATCAGGAGCGGTAGGTTGGCCTGGGCCTGGGCCAGGGTGCGGCGGGCCTGTCTCAAATCGAGGATCGAGGTGAGGCCCCGCTTGTACCGCCTCTCCACAAAGGTGACGCTCTCTTGGTAATTCTTGAGGCTCTCCTCGGTAATCTGGATCCTTCGCTCCAGGGATTCGATCTTCAGATAGAGGGTGGCGGCCTCGGCCACGACGCTCTGGGCCAGGGTGTGTCGCGATTCCTCGCCTTGCAGGAGACTTGCCTGGGATGCCTCCTGGGCCCTGGCGAACTTCCCCCAGAGGTCCAACTCAAAAGAGGCCGGCACGGAGAGATTGTAGCTGTCCGTGGTTCCGCCGATGGATATTCCGGGCCCCACCCGGGCCGAGGATTGATGCTGTCGCTGTGCCTGGGCCTGAACCCCGAGGGCGGGGAATCGATCCGCCCGTGTCTGAATGACCTGATATTTCAGCTCCAGTATCCTGGCCGATGCCTGCCGGAGGTCCAGGTTGTGGTTCAGGGCTTCCTCGACGATCCGGTTCAGGACAGGATCGTGGAAGACCTCCCACCAGCGATCTTCAGATGCCGAGGCATCCCCCTGTTCAGGGGCATATTGAAACGATTGGGGTTCCCTCACCCGGGGGTCCGGTCGCTCGAAATCAGGGCCCATCTTGATGCATCCGGCAGATGCCAGACAGATGGAAGCCGTCATGAGGAGAAGACCGGAAAACCGCCGGGTCATCACGCCCCCCCCTGATCGCTCATATCGAGTCCTGTAAGGCAGAATCGAACGATATGTTCCACCAGTCTTTCCTTGAAGGTGTCGTCATATTCCTCTCCTGTGACCCGCATGACCGGGAGTCTGGCAAAATTGAAATAGATCACCATGGCGAAGATGCTCACGATGTCAAGCATCACGGACTCCCTGTCCGCATTCTCGGGCAGATAGGGCCCCAACAACACAACCAGTTCTCCAAAAAAAGGGGTGATCACCTCATCTACCAGCATATCGGTGGCAAGGCCCGGTTTGGCCATTTCGCGGATCATGAGCTGGGAATGACGCAATCGCTCCTCATCGGTCAGAGGCCCTTTGAGAAAGGCCTCGGCCAGGGCATGGACAATGCCGGCGAGGGACCTCCCATGCTGGGCCGAGAGGACCTCCTTAAAGCATGCCTGGACCCGTCTGGCCCTGGGCATCCAGCGGGTCTTGAACACCTCTACATACAGGTTCTGCTTATTGCCGAAATGATAATTAACAGCCGCCAGATTGCAGTGTGCGGCCTGGGTGATCTCCCTGACCGTAACGGCGTGAAACCCCTTTTCCGCGAACAGGGCCTCTGCCTCATCCAATATCCGGTCTTTTGAATCCGTGCAGTTGTCAATGCCGTCCATAGGCTCGGTAGTCTCTTTCCTTTATTTGATACAAACGTTTGTATCAAACGATTGTTTTAATGTCAACCCCCTAAAAGCGGATAACCGCAACCAAACGGTTGTGTGCTGTCCCGTCATTCCGGCATGCCCTTAGCCGGAATCCAGTCCTCCGTATTCTGGATTCCGGCTGGAATCGTGCCGGAATGACGGAAGACTAAGCGTGCAAAGGAAGGATGGCCATATTTTCTTGTTTTTCATGACCGAAGACCATGTACTAAATATACCGGCCCGGCAGAGACTCTCAGTTTACTGACAAAACCGGTTCCGAGCGGGTTTAAAAATGGAGGTCGCAGGCCGACCTTCTTACGCTCTCACGTTCTCACCTTCTTCTTACCGTTGGGGTTCGGATTCTCAGGGATGAATTCTCAAAATGCGCCCGGAAGAATATCATTTATTCATTCGAATTCAGGTGGACAACGCTCATCATCGGGTATACAAGGGCGGGAACACGGAACACAGGACGTGCTTTATGGACATCGACATCCTCACGGCAGAGTCGTTGGGCGTCAGGGGTCTGGGGTGTTATGTAATGGCCGCGGGACGCCGTATCTTGATTGATCCGGGCTTCGCCCTGGGATACATGCGGCATAAACGGCTCCCCCATCCCATGCAGGTGGCGGTAGCGGAACAGGTCCGGCGACGCGTGATCGACCTGTGGGAGCGGGCCACGGATATCGTCCTGAGCCATTTTCACGGGGATCATGTCCCCCTTGTGGATGCCAACCCGTATCAGCTCAAGGCCGGAGACCTGGTGGGGCTGAATCAGAATGTCCGCATCTGGCGAAAACGTCTGGCCCACCTCTCCCCCCGTGAGGCGGCACGGGAGGCATCGTTGAAGGCGGTCCTGGGTCTCGACTTTTTAGATGCAGAAAGCATCCAATGCGGTCCCCTAAGCTTTTCCACCGCGGTGCCCCACGGTGACCCGGAGACGACGGATGAATCCGTGATAATGACCCTGGTCGAGGAAGAACAATGGTTTGTCCATGCGCCCGATATCCAACTCCTTCATGATCAGACCGTCTCCCGAATCCTCGACTGGCAACCGGACATCGTCCTTGCCGGGGGCCCGCCCCTTTATCTCTCCACACTCACGAAAGAACAGTTCGACAGGGCCTGGGAAAACGCCTTAAGGCTGGCCCGGGGTGTGGACGTCCTGATCCTCGATCACCACCTCTTGAGATCCATGGAAGGGATGGCCTGGCTGGACCGGCTATCCATATCCGCCGGGAGAAAGGTCCTGTGCGCAGCCGATTTTATGGGCAGAGAGAGAAGCCTGATGGAGGCAAGACGGGAATCCCTTTACCTCAGATTCCCTGTGGCCGAAGACTGGCACGAGGCATATGCCAGGGGTGAAGCGACCACTGAAGCGTTTGGCTCAGACCGTCAGGCGTTGGGGTCCTGATCCGCTTCACCGGAATGGTCCGCCAGGACCTCCTTGATTTCCTGCATGATGGGGCCGTCCTCCCCCCAGAGCATGCAGCTGTTGATGAGGCTGGAGAGTCCCAGAAATTCCTCCAGGGAACGGGGGATGGGATGACGGTCTCTGGAATAATGGGTCCAGTACCCGTGAAGCGCGGCGGTCCCCATCACCACAATGAGGTGCGTCATGTGGTTGCAGCCCCGGACGCCGCCGATGAGATGGCTCACCTTTTCGCTATAGCCTGAAACGATCTGCAGACCGACAATCTTTTCCACGCTGTCCAGGGTGCGGGGACAGAGTTCATGGGGCGTCTGGGGCATCTCGGCTTCGGCGTCCAGGATGGTCACGGGCCAGCCGCCGATCAGCATGCGAACGCACATCCGGTGAACCGCACCGGGCTCCCGCGGTTTTCCATTCCAGTGATACCCCTGAATCAGGCGATCGTCCTTCAGCCAGCCTTCGACGATCAGCTGTCCGTTATCCAGAGGGTATGTGCGCAACTCCAGTCTTCGTTCATGGACCGGTGCTTCTCTGATGAGGTCTTTGAGCATACTCATGGCGCGTTCTCCTTAAAAATGGGCAGATCCGAATCTCTTCGGAAAACATGCAAGATGATCGTTCCAACCGGAATTTGAAGATCCCTTTAACTTGTATCCAAAAGAGGGGATCCGGGCACAAGATGTCCGCGGGCCGGACACATTATGACGCAGAAAAGGTGGCGGGTCACCTGAGATAGGAAAAGAGCGCGATCCCGAGGACAAACAGGACCAGCCCCATCAGCCGGACCGTCTCAGATCTTGCCTTGAAAAACCACCAATCCATCAGGGCCTTGCTCTGGTCAGGGGGCGCCATGTAGAAATAGACCCCTTTGGAGATCCCTAACAGGCCCAGGATAAAGGCGAACCAGAAAATCTCCGTGTACCAGAAGGCCCCGGCAATCAGGGCTATGCCGAGGGCAAACGGAAGGACAGAGAGACGCTTGACCTTTTCGGTCAAAAATATCCTCTTGAAAAAATCCCTGGCCTTTTGAGTAAAAACTACCACAAAGGTGCCCGAGGCAATCCACAGAAGCGCAATGATATAAAGGAGTACCTTCATTTTTCCCTCCGGACTGTGAGATTAAGATCCTGGTTGGGGGGTCTCTTGCCGTGCCAAAAGGCGAACACCCTACTATCTTACATACTCGGCCGCAATTTAAAAGAAAAATCTGAGAATGTGCTTCAAAATATCCCCGTCCTTACCTCTTTTCACAAGCTTCAGATTCCCGGAGAAGTTTGACTAAAATTGATGCATTCGTAAAAAACGTCACCCTGTTGAATCCCGCCGAATGGCGGGACGGGGTCCACGGGTTTCATAAGTGCTTGAGATTACCGATTTCCGGCTCCCGGTCGAAGATCCCGTACTTGTGCGGGGATCGGAGTCCGGGACAAGCTTCTCCGGAATGACTGAAAAGGGGTATTTTCGAGTTTTTGCGGGACCATCAAAATCAGTGCCTGGTCTTCTGTCACAAAAAACAAGAAAAATATGGCCGTTCTTCCACTCACGCTTGGCCTTTGTCATTCCGGCTGAGGGCATGCCGGAATGACGGGACAGCACACAGCCGTTTTGGTTGCGGTTATCCGCTTTAGTTTAAAATATATCTTATTATTTCCAAATACATTTCAATGGGATTATAGCTATCCTATTAAATGACAATTTGAAAGATACCTTGAAAAGCCTTGACAAATTCAGGCCCTGTATGGTATCCGGTCCTCCTGTGAGATGATAATTTCTCGACGCTCTCTTTCGTCAGTCCTATGGGGTGCCAACATGCGTAGAGACCAGGAACGGTTTGAACCTGAAGAAGGTTTTCAGAAAGATTTCCCGGACGATCATTCCGGAGTATCGCCGGAGAATAGGGACAACCGGGACAATGATCATGACATCATAGAACTTGTGGATGTGGTGAGGAAGGGAGACCTCCCCCCGGA encodes:
- a CDS encoding DUF2889 domain-containing protein → MSMLKDLIREAPVHERRLELRTYPLDNGQLIVEGWLKDDRLIQGYHWNGKPREPGAVHRMCVRMLIGGWPVTILDAEAEMPQTPHELCPRTLDSVEKIVGLQIVSGYSEKVSHLIGGVRGCNHMTHLIVVMGTAALHGYWTHYSRDRHPIPRSLEEFLGLSSLINSCMLWGEDGPIMQEIKEVLADHSGEADQDPNA
- a CDS encoding CerR family C-terminal domain-containing protein, whose amino-acid sequence is MDGIDNCTDSKDRILDEAEALFAEKGFHAVTVREITQAAHCNLAAVNYHFGNKQNLYVEVFKTRWMPRARRVQACFKEVLSAQHGRSLAGIVHALAEAFLKGPLTDEERLRHSQLMIREMAKPGLATDMLVDEVITPFFGELVVLLGPYLPENADRESVMLDIVSIFAMVIYFNFARLPVMRVTGEEYDDTFKERLVEHIVRFCLTGLDMSDQGGA
- a CDS encoding efflux transporter outer membrane subunit; its protein translation is MTRRFSGLLLMTASICLASAGCIKMGPDFERPDPRVREPQSFQYAPEQGDASASEDRWWEVFHDPVLNRIVEEALNHNLDLRQASARILELKYQVIQTRADRFPALGVQAQAQRQHQSSARVGPGISIGGTTDSYNLSVPASFELDLWGKFARAQEASQASLLQGEESRHTLAQSVVAEAATLYLKIESLERRIQITEESLKNYQESVTFVERRYKRGLTSILDLRQARRTLAQAQANLPLLMQELGATQQSLAVLLGRYPRTRPPRAQPDDYYRKLAPVPPGLPSELLMRRPDIRSAEARLKSLNALVGVSKASRFPSITLTGSYGYASSALGSMFQPDTAWSLAGMLVQPLFDAGRLKAGQRAAEARYAQGVAEYEKTILRAFSEVENALLTRKEQVERREEVMRFLVEARATQRVAEARYIRGLVDYLTVLNAQQTRFKAEDDLVLADFAILSNRVTLHRVLGGGWGELPPVQGKETDGPGSYTIW